In Salinisphaera sp. LB1, one genomic interval encodes:
- the fabF gene encoding beta-ketoacyl-ACP synthase II yields the protein MRQRRVVVTGLGMISPLGLDVESTWAGIVAGRSGITSIDSFDVSKYPTRFGGPVRDFDVTRYMSPKEAKRFDPFVHYGVAAAVQAINDSGYELSDEYNDRVGVAVGSGIGGIGTILKTCASFYESGYSPKKVSPFFIPSSIANMAAGQISIQLNLHGPNIAAVSACTTGVHNIGLAARMIAYGDAEAMVAGGCEMAVNPIGLAGFCSAKALSTRNDDPAAASRPWDVDRDGFVLSDGAGVLMLEELETAKARGARIYGEVVGFGMSGDAHHITMPSGRGSRQCMINALADAEMTGENIDYINAHGTSTQAGDVSESQSIEAVMGSAAHKVAVSSTKSMTGHMLGAAGSVEAIFTLLAIRDQVAPPTINLDNPAEGCTLDYVPHTARQMKIDVALSNSFGFGGTNGSLILKRFD from the coding sequence TTGAGACAGCGTCGCGTGGTAGTGACAGGCCTGGGGATGATTTCCCCGCTGGGCCTGGACGTGGAATCGACCTGGGCCGGCATTGTTGCCGGCCGTAGCGGGATTACGTCGATCGATAGCTTCGACGTGTCGAAATATCCGACCCGCTTCGGCGGTCCGGTTCGCGATTTCGACGTCACCCGATACATGTCGCCCAAGGAGGCCAAGCGCTTCGATCCGTTCGTGCATTACGGGGTGGCGGCTGCAGTTCAGGCCATCAACGACAGCGGCTACGAACTGTCCGACGAATACAATGATCGTGTCGGTGTGGCCGTGGGCTCGGGTATCGGCGGCATCGGCACGATTCTCAAGACCTGTGCGAGCTTCTACGAATCGGGATACAGCCCGAAGAAGGTCTCGCCGTTTTTCATTCCGAGCAGTATCGCGAACATGGCCGCCGGCCAGATCTCGATCCAGCTCAACCTGCACGGCCCGAACATCGCGGCGGTGTCCGCCTGTACGACCGGCGTGCACAACATCGGTCTGGCGGCCCGCATGATCGCCTACGGCGATGCCGAGGCCATGGTCGCTGGCGGTTGCGAGATGGCCGTCAACCCGATCGGGTTGGCCGGCTTCTGCTCGGCCAAGGCGCTATCGACACGCAATGACGATCCCGCGGCCGCCAGCCGGCCCTGGGACGTCGATCGCGACGGTTTCGTACTCTCCGATGGCGCCGGGGTGCTCATGCTCGAGGAGCTCGAGACCGCCAAGGCGCGCGGCGCCAGGATCTACGGTGAAGTCGTCGGCTTCGGCATGAGCGGCGATGCGCACCACATCACCATGCCCAGCGGTCGCGGTTCCAGGCAGTGCATGATCAATGCGCTGGCGGATGCGGAAATGACCGGCGAGAATATCGATTACATCAACGCCCACGGCACGTCGACCCAGGCCGGCGACGTTTCCGAGAGCCAGTCGATCGAGGCGGTGATGGGCAGCGCGGCGCACAAGGTCGCCGTGAGTTCGACCAAGTCCATGACCGGTCATATGCTGGGCGCGGCGGGCTCCGTCGAAGCGATCTTCACGCTACTGGCCATCCGCGATCAAGTGGCCCCGCCGACCATCAATCTGGACAACCCGGCCGAGGGCTGTACGCTGGACTACGTGCCGCATACCGCACGTCAGATGAAGATTGATGTAGCGTTGTCGAACTCCTTCGGCTTCGGCGGCACAAACGGCTCACTGATACTCAAGCGTTTCGATTGA
- the acpP gene encoding acyl carrier protein, with protein sequence MSSVEERVQKIIAEQLSVSEDQVTSEASFVDDLGADSLDTVELVMALEEEFEIDIPDEEAEKIVKVKDAVDYIKSHAEG encoded by the coding sequence ATGAGTAGCGTGGAAGAACGAGTACAGAAAATCATTGCCGAGCAGCTGTCGGTCAGCGAAGACCAGGTGACCTCGGAAGCCTCGTTCGTCGACGACCTGGGTGCCGACTCGCTGGATACGGTCGAGCTGGTCATGGCGCTTGAGGAAGAATTCGAAATCGATATTCCCGATGAGGAAGCCGAGAAGATCGTGAAGGTCAAGGACGCGGTCGACTATATCAAGTCGCACGCTGAGGGCTGA
- the fabD gene encoding ACP S-malonyltransferase has product MSRFAMLFPGQGAQSVGMLAELGQQHPAIQQTLDEASDALGYDMADLVANGPADTLDRTEYTQPALVAASVAVWRAWQAADGPAPSFVAGHSLGEYSALVVAGTLDFADALRLTRLRGQAMQDAVGAGEGAMAAVLGLPDEAVRAACDEASAALASDGLTVSAANFNAPNQVVIAGHAEAVEKASALARDKGARMVKPLAVSVPSHCALMQPAADRLASHLADIPLREPSIPVYHNVDARPREDVGGVRRALVAQLAQSVQWRETIQRLAAENCHLFVECGPGKVLTGLNKRIDKSLQTLPLSDSDDFRAALAAADDRADER; this is encoded by the coding sequence ATGTCGCGATTTGCCATGCTTTTCCCCGGCCAGGGGGCACAGTCGGTCGGGATGCTGGCCGAGCTGGGCCAACAGCACCCGGCGATCCAGCAGACGCTAGACGAGGCCAGCGACGCCCTCGGTTATGACATGGCCGATCTGGTCGCCAATGGCCCGGCCGATACGCTTGATCGTACGGAATACACGCAGCCTGCGCTTGTTGCGGCGAGCGTGGCAGTGTGGCGTGCCTGGCAGGCAGCGGACGGCCCGGCGCCGAGTTTCGTGGCCGGCCATAGCCTGGGGGAGTACAGCGCATTGGTGGTTGCGGGCACGCTCGATTTCGCGGATGCATTGCGCCTGACTCGCCTGCGCGGCCAGGCCATGCAGGATGCCGTGGGCGCTGGCGAGGGCGCCATGGCCGCGGTCCTCGGATTGCCCGACGAGGCGGTCCGCGCGGCCTGTGACGAGGCATCGGCGGCGTTGGCCAGCGACGGTTTGACGGTGTCGGCGGCGAACTTCAACGCCCCCAACCAGGTCGTGATTGCCGGCCATGCCGAGGCAGTGGAAAAGGCCTCGGCACTGGCCAGGGACAAAGGCGCCCGAATGGTCAAACCGCTGGCCGTAAGTGTGCCGTCACACTGCGCGTTGATGCAGCCGGCCGCTGATCGACTGGCTTCGCACCTGGCCGATATACCATTGCGCGAACCGAGCATCCCGGTCTACCACAATGTGGATGCCCGCCCGCGCGAGGATGTCGGGGGCGTGCGCCGTGCGCTGGTGGCCCAGCTTGCGCAATCCGTGCAGTGGCGCGAGACCATTCAGCGCCTGGCGGCGGAAAACTGTCATCTTTTCGTCGAATGCGGGCCGGGCAAAGTGCTCACCGGCCTGAACAAGCGTATCGACAAGTCACTGCAGACGTTGCCATTGTCGGATTCCGACGATTTCCGCGCGGCGCTCGCCGCGGCCGACGATCGCGCCGACGAACGCTGA
- the fabG gene encoding 3-oxoacyl-ACP reductase FabG has protein sequence MSSNVLSGQIALVTGASRGIGAAIADRLAADGATVIGTATSDQGAAAIDERLAQRDPAGAGRVLDVTDAAAIEALVKEIGKDFGAPTLVVNNAAITRDTLMLRMKDDDWQAVIDANLSGVFRVSRAVLKGMMKARTGRIVNVSSVVGLTGNAGQVNYSAAKAGLLGLTRSMAREVGSRAITVNAVAPGFIETDMTRDLPAATRESMLGQIPLGRLGAVDDIASAVAFLVSPAAGYITGETLSVNGGLYMGA, from the coding sequence ATGTCTTCCAATGTTCTGTCCGGCCAAATTGCTCTCGTGACCGGCGCCAGCCGCGGCATCGGTGCCGCCATCGCCGACCGCCTCGCCGCCGACGGCGCAACCGTCATCGGCACGGCGACCAGCGACCAGGGCGCGGCAGCCATCGACGAGCGCCTGGCTCAGCGCGACCCGGCGGGGGCCGGCCGCGTGCTCGACGTCACCGATGCGGCCGCGATCGAGGCGCTGGTCAAGGAGATTGGCAAGGATTTCGGCGCGCCGACCCTCGTGGTCAACAACGCCGCCATTACCCGTGACACGCTCATGCTCCGCATGAAGGACGACGATTGGCAGGCCGTCATCGACGCCAACCTGTCGGGCGTCTTTCGCGTATCCCGGGCGGTTCTCAAGGGCATGATGAAGGCCCGTACCGGCCGTATCGTCAACGTCAGCTCGGTGGTCGGGCTGACCGGCAATGCCGGGCAGGTCAATTACAGTGCGGCCAAGGCGGGCCTGCTGGGATTGACGCGCTCGATGGCGCGCGAGGTTGGCTCGCGGGCGATCACCGTCAATGCCGTGGCCCCCGGTTTCATCGAAACCGACATGACCCGGGATCTGCCGGCGGCCACGCGCGAGTCCATGCTCGGCCAGATTCCGCTCGGCCGCCTCGGGGCGGTCGACGATATCGCGTCCGCCGTTGCATTTCTCGTCTCGCCCGCAGCCGGTTATATTACGGGTGAGACGCTGAGTGTTAACGGCGGACTTTATATGGGGGCGTAA
- a CDS encoding aminodeoxychorismate synthase component I, whose translation MVAHDLARATLDPSVHAPLYQLARAEPGLFPALLESSAGAAAQSRYDILLADPAEAITPEQLGSRAAFFDFLDTCARQTTATTTDLPFIGGWLIYLGYEMAAGVEPGLALPPAGDGLPTALALRCRSAIIHDRRRATLEVVSENADVDRVAALVAMLESQGETASNDVAYPAIRWQEDAPEDYLDAVARAREYIRAGDVFQANLARAWHGRLVEDVSPGHVYTALRAANPAPFSALLNWQGAALVCSSPERLLSLRDGRASVRPIAGTRRRRLGRDAEISEELITHPKERAEHVMLIDLVRNDLGRVCRPGSIAVDELMVVESYAHVHHIVSNVCGQLKAGVGPGGALRAVFPGGTITGCPKVRCMQIIAELERTGRGAYTGSIGYLSRCGTLDTNIIIRSLTQVGRDLTLRTGAGIVADSDPASELAETRHKAHGVLRAFRAAQASAVHG comes from the coding sequence GTGGTGGCGCACGATCTGGCCCGGGCGACTCTTGACCCCAGCGTTCATGCGCCACTGTACCAGCTGGCGCGCGCTGAACCCGGGTTGTTTCCGGCGTTGCTCGAGTCGAGTGCGGGCGCGGCGGCACAGTCGCGCTACGACATTCTGCTGGCCGACCCCGCCGAGGCGATAACCCCCGAACAATTGGGCTCGCGCGCTGCATTCTTCGATTTTCTCGACACATGCGCCCGTCAGACGACGGCCACAACCACGGATCTGCCGTTCATCGGCGGCTGGCTGATTTATCTCGGTTACGAGATGGCCGCCGGCGTGGAGCCTGGGCTGGCACTTCCCCCGGCTGGCGACGGCCTGCCGACGGCGCTCGCGCTTCGCTGTCGCAGCGCGATCATCCATGATCGTCGGCGCGCGACTCTCGAAGTGGTGTCCGAGAATGCCGATGTCGATCGTGTGGCCGCACTGGTCGCAATGCTCGAGTCGCAGGGCGAAACAGCGTCGAACGATGTCGCGTACCCGGCGATTCGCTGGCAGGAAGACGCGCCGGAGGACTACCTCGATGCTGTGGCGCGTGCGCGTGAATATATACGGGCCGGCGACGTCTTTCAGGCCAATCTCGCGCGGGCGTGGCACGGTCGACTGGTCGAGGATGTCTCGCCGGGTCATGTTTACACGGCACTCAGGGCCGCCAACCCGGCGCCATTTTCGGCGTTGCTGAACTGGCAGGGCGCGGCGCTGGTCTGCTCATCGCCGGAGCGGCTGCTGTCACTGCGCGATGGCCGGGCCAGCGTACGGCCGATCGCGGGTACCCGGCGCCGGCGCCTCGGCCGCGATGCCGAGATCAGCGAGGAATTGATTACCCACCCGAAGGAACGGGCCGAGCATGTCATGCTCATCGATCTGGTCCGCAATGACCTCGGACGGGTATGCCGGCCCGGGAGCATCGCGGTGGACGAGCTGATGGTGGTCGAGTCCTACGCGCATGTGCATCACATCGTGTCCAACGTATGCGGGCAGCTCAAGGCCGGTGTCGGCCCGGGCGGCGCCCTCAGGGCGGTCTTTCCGGGCGGTACGATCACGGGTTGCCCGAAAGTGCGCTGCATGCAGATCATTGCCGAGCTCGAGCGCACGGGCCGCGGCGCCTACACCGGCAGCATCGGTTATCTGAGCCGCTGCGGTACGCTGGACACGAACATCATCATCCGTTCTCTGACGCAGGTTGGCCGCGACCTGACACTGCGTACCGGTGCGGGCATCGTGGCCGACTCGGATCCGGCATCGGAACTGGCCGAAACCCGGCACAAGGCGCACGGCGTGCTGCGTGCGTTCCGTGCCGCGCAAGCGAGCGCGGTCCATGGCTGA
- the mnmA gene encoding tRNA 2-thiouridine(34) synthase MnmA — translation MNTMQHNPADTRVIVGLSGGVDSSVTALRLVAAGYRVEGLFMFNWSEDEAGRCQAADDFEDAAAVCDALDIPLHRADFSREYKSRVFRYFLDSYAAGRTPNPDVLCNREIKFDAFMHHADRLGADMIATGHYARIDHGGQYPRLLRGLDASKDQSYFLSAVPIEALARTLFPLGEIDKTDVRAIAKRAGLPVHDKPDSTGVCFIGERDFEGFLREYLSGRAGPVRVSGGPLDGRVIAEHSGLIYYTIGQRRGLGLGGVAGADEGPWYVVAKDLARDTLWVSQDAAHPALEQIELVAGAPHWLIDPPAGPLRCAAQVRYRQAAIDCVATPRADGGLHVRFERPPRAIAPGQYVVFYDGAHCLGSAEIQTAGGDTATTTQRNDLPA, via the coding sequence ATGAACACCATGCAACACAACCCCGCCGATACTCGCGTCATTGTCGGGCTGTCCGGCGGTGTGGATTCGTCGGTAACCGCACTCCGGCTGGTCGCGGCGGGGTATCGGGTCGAGGGCCTGTTCATGTTCAACTGGAGCGAGGATGAAGCCGGCCGCTGCCAGGCCGCGGACGACTTCGAAGACGCTGCGGCGGTCTGCGACGCCCTGGATATCCCGCTGCATCGGGCCGATTTCTCGCGCGAGTACAAGTCGCGGGTATTCCGGTATTTTCTCGATAGCTATGCGGCCGGACGCACGCCCAACCCGGACGTACTCTGCAACCGCGAGATCAAGTTCGATGCCTTCATGCATCATGCGGATCGCCTCGGCGCCGACATGATCGCCACCGGGCATTACGCGCGTATCGACCATGGCGGCCAATACCCGCGGCTGTTGCGTGGGCTGGACGCAAGCAAGGACCAGTCCTATTTTCTGTCCGCGGTGCCGATCGAGGCCCTGGCGCGAACCCTGTTTCCGCTGGGCGAGATCGACAAGACCGACGTGCGCGCGATCGCCAAGCGCGCGGGCCTGCCGGTCCACGACAAACCCGACAGCACCGGCGTGTGCTTCATCGGCGAGCGGGATTTCGAAGGATTTCTGCGCGAATATCTGTCCGGCCGGGCCGGGCCGGTGCGCGTATCCGGCGGGCCGCTCGACGGGCGCGTGATCGCCGAGCATTCGGGCCTCATCTACTACACCATCGGCCAGCGCCGCGGTCTGGGGCTGGGCGGCGTGGCCGGGGCCGATGAAGGGCCGTGGTATGTCGTGGCCAAGGATCTGGCCCGCGACACGCTATGGGTGAGCCAGGATGCAGCCCACCCCGCCCTGGAGCAGATCGAACTGGTCGCGGGCGCGCCACACTGGCTGATCGATCCGCCCGCCGGGCCGCTGCGCTGTGCGGCGCAGGTGCGTTACCGCCAGGCGGCCATCGACTGCGTGGCCACGCCGCGCGCAGATGGCGGCCTGCACGTGCGCTTCGAAAGGCCGCCGCGCGCGATTGCGCCGGGGCAGTATGTGGTGTTCTACGATGGCGCGCACTGCCTGGGCAGCGCCGAGATTCAGACAGCCGGCGGCGACACAGCCACGACAACCCAACGGAATGATCTTCCCGCATGA
- a CDS encoding NUDIX hydrolase — MVHAELTVAAIVKHDSRYLMIEELAHGRRVINQPAGHVEPGETILDAAIRETREESAWRFHPRGFIGMYYWPHADGRTTLRVALAGDVDDHAAGQPLDDGIIATHWLTRDALAARSDLRSALVLQSIDDFESRDLMPLDRVRHMTSRS; from the coding sequence ATGGTCCATGCCGAACTTACCGTTGCCGCTATCGTGAAACACGACTCGCGCTACCTCATGATCGAGGAGCTCGCGCACGGGCGGCGTGTGATCAATCAGCCGGCCGGCCATGTCGAGCCGGGCGAGACCATTCTCGATGCCGCAATCCGGGAAACGCGCGAAGAAAGCGCCTGGCGCTTTCACCCACGCGGTTTCATCGGCATGTACTACTGGCCGCACGCCGATGGCCGCACCACGCTTCGGGTCGCACTCGCCGGCGACGTCGACGATCATGCTGCCGGGCAACCGCTGGACGACGGCATCATCGCGACACACTGGTTGACGCGTGACGCGCTAGCCGCCCGCTCGGATCTGCGCAGCGCCCTCGTGCTGCAGTCCATCGACGACTTCGAGTCGCGCGATCTCATGCCGCTCGATCGGGTCCGGCACATGACGAGCCGCTCATGA
- the pabC gene encoding aminodeoxychorismate lyase, with protein sequence MADRMLINGRSATALPADDRGLAYGDGIFRTMRLESGIALAWRFHYARLAHDCAALGLETPERARLEADIQALAGDDTSGIVKIVITRGSGGRGYAPPDQPVPRRIVSLHRGQPGIPDALALPICPIVLATPAVLAGVKHLNRLEQVLARRDCERRNVADAAMCDSAGRIVCTTMRNLVFVDGAGDWWTPRLDHAGVIGATRERLRAAVPALAECEITRARLGDFVGAVACNSVSGAVAVPCIGEHGFAESRWLADRANALLVSSH encoded by the coding sequence ATGGCTGACCGGATGTTGATCAACGGTCGATCCGCCACGGCCCTGCCGGCCGACGACCGCGGTCTGGCCTATGGCGATGGCATATTCCGAACGATGCGCTTGGAATCGGGGATTGCGCTCGCCTGGCGCTTTCACTACGCGCGGCTGGCACACGACTGTGCGGCGTTGGGCCTGGAGACACCGGAACGCGCGAGGCTTGAGGCCGATATCCAGGCGCTGGCCGGCGACGATACCTCCGGCATCGTCAAGATCGTCATTACCCGGGGCAGTGGCGGGCGCGGCTATGCGCCGCCCGACCAGCCCGTGCCACGCCGGATCGTGAGCCTGCACCGCGGCCAGCCGGGTATACCCGACGCGCTGGCACTGCCGATCTGCCCCATCGTGCTGGCCACGCCGGCCGTGCTCGCGGGCGTCAAGCATCTCAACCGCCTGGAACAGGTGCTGGCACGTCGCGATTGCGAACGCCGTAATGTCGCCGACGCAGCGATGTGCGACAGTGCCGGTCGCATCGTCTGTACCACCATGCGTAATCTGGTGTTCGTCGACGGCGCCGGCGACTGGTGGACGCCAAGGCTGGATCACGCCGGCGTGATCGGGGCCACGCGCGAGCGATTGCGCGCGGCGGTCCCGGCACTCGCCGAGTGCGAGATCACCCGCGCACGCCTGGGCGATTTCGTCGGCGCCGTGGCCTGCAACAGCGTCAGCGGCGCGGTGGCGGTGCCCTGCATCGGCGAGCATGGGTTTGCCGAAAGTCGGTGGCTGGCCGATCGCGCGAATGCGCTGCTTGTGAGCAGTCATTAG
- a CDS encoding lysogenization protein HflD — protein sequence MSQHNATLENQVLALAGVAQFTLYAHELATEGRDLPARFERATQAIFCTDPDSAIDVYGDRAGVADGIRYLRVQLSGQRPDAKGAAVARYIGQILKLSGKVLDDEQALGRIRGAIDRARLAELDAVADILDAAYRETISPLKPQIMLQGEPMYLKNEYIQRRIRTQLLAAIRCGVMWRQCGGGFISLFFRRKALLAALE from the coding sequence ATGAGCCAACACAACGCGACACTCGAGAACCAGGTGCTGGCGCTGGCGGGCGTGGCCCAGTTCACGCTCTATGCACACGAGCTGGCGACCGAGGGGCGCGATCTGCCGGCCCGGTTCGAGCGCGCGACGCAGGCAATCTTCTGCACCGACCCCGATAGCGCGATCGATGTCTATGGCGATCGCGCGGGCGTGGCCGACGGGATTCGTTACCTGCGTGTGCAACTGTCCGGGCAACGACCGGACGCCAAGGGCGCGGCGGTCGCGCGCTACATCGGTCAGATCCTGAAGCTTTCGGGCAAGGTGCTTGACGATGAGCAGGCGCTCGGGCGCATTCGCGGCGCGATCGATCGTGCGCGTCTGGCCGAACTCGACGCCGTCGCCGACATCCTCGACGCCGCCTATCGGGAAACGATCAGCCCGTTGAAACCGCAGATCATGCTGCAGGGCGAACCGATGTATCTGAAGAATGAATACATCCAGCGACGTATCCGGACGCAGCTGCTGGCCGCGATCCGCTGCGGCGTGATGTGGCGCCAGTGCGGCGGCGGTTTCATATCACTGTTCTTCCGCCGCAAGGCCCTGCTCGCCGCACTTGAGTGA
- the mltG gene encoding endolytic transglycosylase MltG codes for MFLRLVYGFVLAALLAGAILGADVARFFTEPLGNTQPELIEVAPGTSFRGLVQQLRRKQIIRRARDARYLSLYARFTGQATSIKSGEYLVPAKQYPRQLLALLASGKIRQHRLTLVEGWRFKQIMQAVNHDPALKHTLRGKSSAQIMAALGHPDQKAEGRFMPDTYMFPRGMSDVAFLKRAYNAMQRFLHKAWANRADDLAIHTPYQALIMASLIEKETAVPSERARVSGVFNRRLKKGMRLQTDPSVIYGIPNYDGDIHKSDLKQDTPYNTYTRKGLPPTPIASPSRASIRAALHPAHGKALYFVSRGNGTLVFSDTLAEHDREVRKYQLGGGS; via the coding sequence GTGTTCCTGCGTCTCGTCTACGGTTTCGTCCTGGCGGCCCTGCTGGCCGGTGCCATTCTTGGCGCCGATGTCGCACGTTTTTTCACCGAGCCTCTCGGGAATACACAGCCGGAGCTCATCGAGGTGGCGCCGGGCACGAGTTTTCGCGGGCTCGTCCAGCAGTTGCGCCGCAAGCAAATCATCCGCCGGGCGCGGGACGCGCGTTATCTGTCGCTCTATGCCCGTTTTACGGGCCAGGCGACGAGCATCAAGAGCGGCGAGTATCTGGTTCCGGCGAAACAGTATCCACGCCAGCTGCTCGCGCTGCTGGCATCGGGCAAGATCCGCCAGCACCGCTTGACGCTGGTCGAGGGGTGGCGCTTCAAACAGATCATGCAGGCGGTCAACCACGATCCCGCGCTTAAACACACGCTTCGCGGCAAGTCCAGTGCGCAGATCATGGCGGCGCTCGGCCATCCGGATCAGAAGGCGGAAGGCCGGTTCATGCCGGATACTTATATGTTTCCCCGCGGCATGAGCGATGTCGCATTTCTCAAGCGGGCCTACAACGCGATGCAGCGGTTCCTGCACAAAGCCTGGGCCAATCGGGCGGATGATCTGGCCATCCATACGCCGTATCAGGCGTTGATCATGGCCTCGTTGATCGAGAAGGAGACCGCCGTGCCGTCCGAGCGTGCACGGGTCTCCGGCGTATTCAATCGCCGATTGAAAAAGGGCATGCGGCTGCAGACCGATCCCAGTGTGATCTACGGTATTCCCAATTACGACGGCGACATCCACAAATCCGACCTGAAACAGGATACGCCGTACAACACCTACACACGCAAGGGGCTGCCGCCGACGCCGATTGCCTCGCCGTCGCGCGCTTCCATTCGCGCCGCGTTACACCCGGCCCACGGCAAGGCGCTGTATTTCGTCTCGCGCGGCAACGGCACCCTTGTGTTCTCCGATACGCTGGCCGAACACGATCGAGAGGTACGAAAATATCAGCTGGGCGGTGGGTCATGA